In bacterium, a single window of DNA contains:
- the dtd3 gene encoding D-aminoacyl-tRNA deacylase: protein MTTTPSLIDTHCHLRLIDGPEAVPDIVSRAREAGVTTMINVGFDDPTNRAVLDEAATHPGVFCTQGVHPHEAAKATEETFAWIATHADDPRVVALGEMGLDYFKEYSAIPRQHEVFERQLEIAKTTGLPVVIHSRDAADDTFAMLQKASLPQGGIMHCYAYDADWAKRFLDLNFDISFSGVLTFKKAEALHVAATTLPLDRLHVETDAPWLAPMPHRGHTNEPAYVAHTAAALAHYRQLPLAEVAAQLALNAQRRFPRLTLPGGAS, encoded by the coding sequence TTGACCACTACTCCCTCGCTCATTGACACCCACTGCCACCTCCGGCTCATTGATGGGCCAGAGGCGGTCCCGGACATCGTGTCTCGCGCACGGGAAGCCGGGGTCACGACCATGATCAACGTCGGCTTCGATGACCCCACAAATCGCGCAGTGCTTGATGAAGCCGCCACCCATCCAGGTGTCTTCTGTACGCAGGGCGTCCACCCCCACGAGGCCGCTAAAGCCACGGAGGAAACTTTCGCGTGGATCGCGACCCATGCCGATGACCCGCGGGTCGTTGCGCTGGGGGAGATGGGCCTGGATTACTTCAAGGAGTACTCCGCCATCCCGCGGCAGCATGAAGTGTTCGAGCGCCAGCTGGAGATCGCAAAAACGACCGGACTGCCAGTCGTGATTCATAGTCGCGATGCTGCCGACGATACTTTCGCAATGCTGCAAAAGGCATCCTTGCCGCAGGGCGGCATCATGCACTGCTATGCCTACGATGCTGACTGGGCAAAACGCTTCCTCGATCTGAATTTCGATATCTCCTTCAGCGGGGTCCTCACCTTCAAAAAGGCCGAGGCTCTGCACGTTGCCGCGACCACCCTGCCGCTCGATCGGCTCCATGTCGAAACCGATGCCCCCTGGCTCGCACCGATGCCGCATCGGGGTCACACGAATGAACCCGCCTATGTGGCGCACACCGCAGCCGCCCTGGCCCACTATCGACAACTACCGCTCGCGGAGGTCGCGGCGCAGCTGGCGCTGAACGCCCAGCGACGCTTCCCGCGATTGACGCTACCCGGAGGGGCGAGCTGA
- the lspA gene encoding Lipoprotein signal peptidase, with protein MWDKARYVAIIVIATLIDQLTKAWVLEHLRGKPPIVIWQDQASGQVWFQLQFTYNTGAAWGMFSGHTEYLAALSAVMILVMGWVLIQARNDERLLSVALSLMLGGAFGNLLDRVLHQKVTDFLHCYLPIGPFVEWLANTTHIPALQEFYATQIYNGVYDFPIFNIADSAVVVGTCLLLIALMRPVPDEPPEPSPAAEISDATPADAPVAESDEADDADRPLAASVAGHD; from the coding sequence ATGTGGGACAAAGCGCGCTACGTTGCCATCATCGTGATCGCAACCCTCATCGACCAGCTCACCAAAGCGTGGGTCCTCGAGCACCTGCGGGGGAAACCACCGATCGTCATCTGGCAGGACCAGGCTTCAGGGCAGGTCTGGTTCCAGTTGCAGTTCACCTACAACACGGGAGCCGCCTGGGGGATGTTCTCAGGCCACACGGAGTATCTGGCAGCCCTGTCAGCCGTGATGATCCTGGTGATGGGCTGGGTGCTGATTCAGGCGCGTAACGACGAACGACTCCTCTCGGTTGCTCTGTCCCTCATGCTGGGAGGCGCGTTTGGCAATCTCCTCGACCGGGTGCTGCATCAAAAGGTCACCGACTTCCTGCACTGCTACCTGCCCATCGGTCCGTTCGTCGAATGGCTCGCGAACACGACCCACATCCCGGCGCTGCAGGAGTTCTACGCCACACAGATCTACAACGGGGTCTATGACTTCCCGATTTTCAACATCGCCGACTCCGCCGTGGTTGTCGGAACCTGTTTGCTCCTCATTGCTCTGATGCGCCCCGTACCGGATGAACCGCCGGAGCCCAGCCCTGCCGCTGAAATCTCCGACGCGACCCCGGCTGATGCGCCAGTCGCGGAGTCCGACGAAGCTGATGATGCGGATCGCCCCCTGGCAGCCAGCGTCGCTGGACATGACTGA
- the rluD gene encoding Ribosomal large subunit pseudouridine synthase D, with protein MMRIAPWQPASLDMTETPAPVNLLTFQASSDGRLDVVVTAWLQAHPLPDRQCSRSQIASFIEDGLVMVGKRVVTKPSHKVQARTHIQVQLPPPPATRLVPEEHDFDLLYCDDHLLVVNKPAGLRVHPTPEDPTDSLVAGVLGRDLSLAPAGGDLRPGVVHRLDKTTSGVMVLARTDAAYHQLVVAFRQRTLTKQYLALTAGHLPQMSGDIDAPIGRDPAHRKRFAVVGDGKASRSSYQVLERTPVGDRVELALHTGRTHQLRVHLRHSGAPVMGDKTYGGAVQSALISRLAGRAEGWGGDTLQARRALQEIAGLLQPYPGNSLHAWRLGFVHPLTGEPLQFEAPLPDVLERILNAMRSSTSR; from the coding sequence ATGATGCGGATCGCCCCCTGGCAGCCAGCGTCGCTGGACATGACTGAAACACCAGCTCCCGTGAATCTGCTGACGTTTCAGGCGTCGTCTGATGGACGTCTCGATGTTGTGGTGACCGCCTGGCTGCAGGCCCATCCGCTGCCGGACCGGCAATGCAGTCGGAGCCAGATCGCCAGCTTTATCGAGGATGGCCTCGTGATGGTCGGCAAGCGGGTCGTCACGAAGCCCTCTCACAAGGTGCAGGCCCGGACCCACATTCAGGTACAGCTCCCGCCGCCGCCCGCGACCAGACTGGTGCCCGAAGAGCATGACTTCGATCTGCTCTATTGTGATGACCACCTGCTGGTCGTGAACAAGCCCGCTGGCCTGAGGGTCCACCCGACCCCTGAAGACCCCACCGACTCCCTGGTCGCCGGGGTCCTCGGTCGTGATCTCTCACTCGCGCCCGCCGGCGGTGATCTCCGGCCTGGGGTAGTCCACCGGCTGGACAAAACGACCAGTGGTGTCATGGTCCTGGCCCGAACAGATGCCGCCTATCACCAGCTCGTGGTGGCATTTCGTCAGCGGACCCTCACCAAGCAGTACCTCGCCCTGACTGCCGGTCATCTTCCGCAGATGTCAGGCGACATCGATGCCCCCATCGGTCGCGACCCCGCCCATCGGAAGCGATTCGCCGTAGTCGGCGATGGCAAAGCCTCGCGCTCGTCATATCAGGTACTCGAGCGGACCCCGGTCGGTGATCGGGTCGAACTGGCGCTCCATACCGGACGCACTCATCAGTTGCGGGTGCACCTGCGGCATAGCGGCGCTCCGGTGATGGGCGACAAGACCTACGGCGGGGCGGTCCAGTCCGCCCTGATCAGCCGGCTGGCGGGCCGGGCGGAGGGATGGGGTGGCGACACCCTGCAGGCACGTCGTGCCCTCCAGGAAATCGCCGGACTGCTGCAGCCCTATCCTGGCAACTCCCTCCATGCCTGGCGACTGGGATTCGTCCATCCCCTCACTGGCGAGCCCCTCCAGTTCGAAGCGCCCCTTCCCGATGTCCTCGAGCGGATCCTGAACGCCATGCGCTCCAGCACCAGTCGCTAG
- the tgt gene encoding Queuine tRNA-ribosyltransferase translates to MPCAVTIDAVCPTTGARATTITTPRGALQTPCFMPVGTYGAVKAIAGPTLAKFGYPVLLANALHLYLRPGLEVIHAVGGLHRFMGWDRHLLTDSGGYQLFSLREFITLHEDGVHFRAPVDGSRHNLTPGLIMDIQRTLGADFIMPLDHCPPSTASRAEIGQAMERTHRWLAEQVTLFQEGQAGSDAAAGEFLPGAESPWSLFGIVQGGVEPDLRRESLAAIAASGVDAIAIGGLAVGESQREMFRVLEALQEDLPADKPHYLMGVGFPDDLLGAVARGIDMFDCVIPTRVARNTTALTSEGRINLRHTRHRTDTGPLDPACDCETCTTTSRALLCHLVKLKHLSASTLLTHHNLYFYRQMVVRAREAILAGTFPDFLRSFLEPGWTDDALRRTTEPPEVDA, encoded by the coding sequence ATGCCCTGCGCGGTCACCATCGATGCTGTCTGCCCGACCACCGGTGCCCGGGCCACCACCATCACGACACCCCGAGGGGCCCTGCAGACCCCCTGCTTTATGCCGGTCGGCACCTACGGTGCGGTGAAGGCCATCGCCGGACCGACCCTGGCAAAGTTTGGGTACCCGGTGCTGCTGGCTAATGCCCTCCACCTCTACCTGCGACCTGGGCTGGAAGTCATCCATGCGGTCGGAGGACTCCATCGGTTTATGGGCTGGGATCGCCACCTGCTCACCGACTCCGGCGGGTACCAGCTTTTTTCTCTGCGTGAGTTCATTACGCTGCATGAGGACGGGGTTCACTTTCGGGCACCGGTCGATGGGAGCCGTCACAACCTGACACCCGGACTGATCATGGATATCCAGCGGACACTGGGCGCTGACTTCATCATGCCCCTCGATCACTGTCCTCCCTCGACCGCCTCCCGGGCTGAAATCGGACAGGCGATGGAGCGCACCCACCGGTGGCTTGCGGAGCAGGTGACGCTCTTTCAGGAAGGGCAGGCAGGCAGTGATGCCGCGGCCGGGGAGTTCCTCCCTGGCGCGGAGTCTCCCTGGTCCCTCTTCGGCATCGTGCAGGGGGGAGTTGAACCAGATCTGCGTCGGGAATCCCTGGCGGCGATCGCTGCGAGCGGTGTCGATGCCATCGCCATCGGCGGCCTGGCAGTCGGCGAGAGCCAGCGCGAAATGTTCCGGGTCCTGGAAGCCCTGCAAGAAGACCTGCCAGCCGACAAGCCGCACTACCTGATGGGGGTCGGATTCCCCGATGACCTCCTGGGCGCAGTCGCCCGGGGCATAGACATGTTCGACTGCGTCATCCCGACCCGGGTCGCGCGCAACACCACCGCGCTCACCAGCGAAGGACGCATCAATCTCCGTCATACCAGGCATCGGACCGACACCGGTCCCCTGGATCCCGCCTGCGACTGCGAGACCTGCACCACCACCAGCAGGGCGCTACTCTGCCATCTGGTGAAGCTGAAGCATCTGTCGGCGAGCACGTTACTCACGCACCACAACCTCTACTTCTATCGCCAGATGGTGGTTCGTGCCAGGGAGGCGATTCTGGCGGGCACCTTTCCGGACTTCCTTCGATCGTTCCTCGAACCGGGATGGACCGATGATGCTCTGCGTCGCACCACGGAGCCGCCAGAGGTCGATGCGTAA
- the rpmB gene encoding 50S ribosomal protein L28 has protein sequence MSNVCAITGKRPKAGSNVSHSNRHTRRRFMPNLREVTIWENGRKKRIKISMRALKKLQIK, from the coding sequence ATGTCGAACGTCTGCGCCATCACCGGAAAGCGACCCAAGGCCGGCAGCAATGTCAGCCACTCGAATCGCCATACCCGTCGGCGTTTCATGCCGAACCTGCGGGAAGTGACGATCTGGGAGAACGGCCGCAAGAAGCGGATCAAGATTTCCATGCGAGCGCTGAAGAAGCTCCAGATCAAGTAG
- the thiL gene encoding Thiamine-monophosphate kinase — MASQAASYRGPCHDASSVRYDPIVTLDEAALLTHLASVLGPELIRQPLLRTPVFGDDAAICDLGGGSLVMTQDLLVEDVDFRRDWGSLLDVGYKAAQVNLSDLAAKGASPRLAFIGIAAPKTTVEADLDALYRGLREALTGTGVLVAGGDLSASPGPLMIDLFMIGELTGPAWLRNAARPGDVLWISRPVGWARLGLLAHERLLTETELPGLPEAVEAFRRPQAELTLSKALRTAGFLGACMDLSDGLVRDLPRLCLASGVGAMIDVKALNPDPVYASLASSMGEDPTSNALNGGEDFALLGACPPSQFEALLRTLPLIPIGLCTSDPALRISRDGIGHPWPAGGFDHFASPQGSAP; from the coding sequence ATGGCGTCACAAGCTGCTTCTTACCGCGGTCCCTGCCACGATGCAAGCAGCGTACGCTACGATCCCATCGTGACCCTGGATGAAGCCGCGCTCCTGACGCACCTGGCCTCCGTGCTTGGTCCGGAGCTGATCCGCCAGCCCCTGCTCAGGACGCCGGTGTTTGGTGATGATGCTGCCATTTGCGACCTCGGTGGTGGGTCACTGGTGATGACTCAGGACCTCCTGGTAGAGGACGTCGATTTTCGTCGCGACTGGGGCAGCCTCCTCGATGTCGGCTATAAGGCCGCGCAGGTCAATCTCAGCGATCTCGCCGCGAAAGGTGCCTCTCCGCGGCTGGCCTTCATCGGGATCGCAGCACCTAAAACGACCGTTGAAGCGGACCTGGACGCGCTCTATCGCGGACTGCGCGAAGCGCTCACTGGCACTGGAGTCCTGGTAGCAGGGGGCGACCTGTCGGCATCCCCGGGTCCCCTGATGATCGACCTGTTCATGATCGGCGAGCTGACCGGACCAGCCTGGCTTCGGAACGCGGCCCGACCTGGCGACGTGCTCTGGATCAGCCGACCAGTCGGCTGGGCGCGTCTGGGACTCCTGGCTCATGAAAGGCTCCTGACTGAAACGGAGCTCCCGGGACTTCCGGAGGCGGTCGAGGCGTTTCGACGTCCTCAAGCGGAACTGACCCTGAGCAAGGCGCTCCGCACTGCCGGATTCCTCGGGGCCTGCATGGATCTCTCCGATGGACTGGTGCGGGACCTCCCCCGGCTCTGTCTGGCCTCAGGGGTCGGGGCGATGATTGATGTGAAGGCGTTGAATCCTGACCCGGTGTACGCCAGTCTCGCCTCATCGATGGGGGAGGACCCGACCTCCAATGCGCTCAATGGAGGCGAAGATTTCGCGCTCCTCGGCGCGTGTCCACCGTCGCAGTTTGAAGCGCTGCTTAGAACCCTTCCGCTCATCCCTATCGGACTCTGCACATCGGACCCCGCATTGCGAATCAGCCGCGATGGCATAGGGCATCCCTGGCCCGCTGGAGGATTCGACCACTTCGCGTCGCCTCAGGGGAGCGCTCCATGA
- the rimI gene encoding Ribosomal-protein-alanine acetyltransferase, which yields MLEADLGQVMEIERLVYTAPWTRQVFQQDLNTNALSRYVVAEQQDRIVGYAGIWIFEQVGHVTTVAVHPQCQRQGVGGRLLEAIMAIGRREGVVRFTLEVRLSNKPAQELYHRYGFYAVGVRPRYYQDNKEDALIMWTDPEIDGYDRGFTG from the coding sequence ATGCTGGAAGCCGACCTCGGACAGGTCATGGAAATCGAGCGGCTGGTCTATACCGCTCCCTGGACCCGGCAGGTCTTTCAGCAGGACCTCAACACCAATGCCCTCTCGCGCTATGTGGTGGCCGAACAGCAGGACCGGATTGTTGGCTACGCCGGCATCTGGATTTTCGAGCAGGTGGGCCATGTGACGACAGTCGCGGTGCATCCCCAGTGTCAGCGACAGGGGGTGGGGGGACGCCTCCTGGAAGCTATCATGGCGATCGGACGCCGTGAAGGGGTGGTCCGCTTTACGCTGGAAGTCCGGCTCTCCAATAAACCGGCACAGGAGCTCTATCACCGCTACGGCTTTTACGCGGTGGGGGTGCGTCCCCGCTACTACCAGGACAACAAAGAAGATGCCCTGATCATGTGGACGGATCCTGAGATCGACGGATACGACCGCGGATTTACGGGATAA
- the tsaD gene encoding tRNA N6-adenosine threonylcarbamoyltransferase — MRVLGIETSCDDTSVACVENGHVAACCNAGQEAFHQQYGGVVPEIAARAHLEAIDPLLEMTLTQAGWSLGDIDLIAVTQGPGLLGSLLVGVTTAKSLALLTGKPLIGVNHLLAHTIAPQLAAPDDPLPLPLLTLIASGGHTELVLSHEPGAWRLLGSTLDDAAGELLDKVGRELGLGFPAGPAIDRLAATGQADRYDLPRPLLHSGDYQFSFSGLKTAALRQFGLIGGPRQPGDQRLMPTAESQLGHADLADACASLQRAVMDVLVAKTLKAAESYGVVAVATGGGVAANTELRSRLASGCEELGCSFHAPPLAWCMDNGAMIALAGQQEFERRGPDGLDLDPFASWDWTPAPATAPQATAE; from the coding sequence ATGCGGGTCCTTGGGATTGAAACCAGCTGCGATGACACGTCTGTCGCCTGTGTCGAGAACGGACATGTCGCGGCCTGCTGCAATGCAGGGCAGGAAGCCTTTCATCAGCAGTATGGCGGAGTCGTCCCTGAAATCGCAGCCCGGGCTCATCTGGAGGCAATCGATCCGCTCCTGGAGATGACATTGACCCAAGCGGGCTGGAGCCTGGGGGACATCGATCTCATTGCTGTCACCCAGGGCCCCGGACTCCTCGGCTCCCTCCTCGTGGGAGTTACTACCGCTAAGTCACTGGCCCTCCTGACCGGGAAGCCACTCATTGGCGTCAATCATCTGCTGGCTCACACGATCGCGCCACAACTGGCGGCCCCCGACGATCCGCTGCCCCTTCCACTGTTGACATTGATCGCATCGGGTGGCCATACCGAACTGGTCCTCTCCCACGAGCCGGGAGCATGGCGCCTGCTGGGAAGCACCCTTGATGATGCCGCCGGTGAACTGCTCGACAAGGTAGGGCGCGAACTCGGGCTGGGATTCCCCGCCGGTCCGGCCATCGATCGACTCGCCGCCACTGGGCAGGCTGATCGCTATGACCTTCCCCGACCGTTGCTGCATTCCGGCGACTACCAGTTTTCGTTCTCTGGCCTCAAAACGGCGGCTCTCCGACAATTCGGACTCATCGGCGGGCCACGCCAGCCCGGCGACCAGCGGCTGATGCCAACTGCTGAATCGCAACTGGGCCATGCAGATCTCGCCGATGCCTGCGCCAGTCTGCAGCGGGCGGTCATGGATGTCCTGGTTGCCAAGACGCTGAAGGCCGCGGAAAGCTACGGTGTCGTCGCCGTAGCGACAGGAGGTGGAGTCGCGGCGAACACGGAGTTGCGGAGCCGCCTGGCCAGCGGATGTGAGGAGCTGGGCTGCTCCTTCCACGCGCCGCCCCTCGCCTGGTGCATGGATAACGGGGCCATGATCGCCCTGGCGGGCCAGCAGGAGTTTGAACGTCGCGGTCCCGATGGGCTCGACCTGGATCCCTTCGCAAGCTGGGACTGGACACCCGCTCCGGCTACAGCACCCCAAGCCACCGCAGAGTAA
- the uppP gene encoding Undecaprenyl-diphosphatase, producing MTIWEAILLGALQGATEFLPVSSSGHLVLAEHLLGIDAHRADLMVFNLLIHVATVVAVIVAYREDLSNLFLAALNLPAPVKSPKFGLEMRDIWYTPEQARAIIGWVLGSTIVTGVLYLLLSDVIDPLATNVTMAGVGFLCTSLILAASQRWAGGEVNIRHTGWRRAVLVGLAQTLAILPGISRSGSTIATGLMVGLGRVDAAKFSFFLALPIILLAFAKEAWDARHDMVWGTQAGPYVVGFLTSLVVGIWAINFLIKMLRGRDLYPFVYYTAALGCLTLTLRWLGVL from the coding sequence GTGACCATCTGGGAAGCCATCCTCCTGGGAGCGCTACAGGGGGCGACCGAGTTTCTGCCGGTGTCGTCCTCAGGTCACCTGGTCCTGGCGGAGCATTTGCTGGGGATCGATGCCCATCGTGCGGACCTCATGGTCTTCAACCTGCTTATCCATGTTGCAACCGTCGTGGCGGTGATCGTCGCCTACCGTGAAGATCTGTCGAATCTCTTCCTTGCTGCTCTGAATCTCCCCGCGCCGGTGAAATCTCCGAAATTCGGGCTGGAGATGCGTGACATCTGGTACACCCCGGAGCAGGCGCGGGCTATCATCGGCTGGGTCCTCGGCTCGACCATCGTGACCGGCGTGCTGTATCTGCTGCTGAGCGATGTGATCGATCCCCTGGCGACCAATGTCACGATGGCGGGTGTTGGCTTTCTCTGCACGAGTCTGATCCTGGCGGCGAGTCAGCGATGGGCCGGTGGGGAGGTCAATATCCGTCACACGGGATGGCGCCGGGCGGTGCTGGTAGGACTGGCGCAGACACTGGCGATTCTCCCGGGCATCAGCCGGTCTGGCAGTACTATCGCCACGGGACTGATGGTGGGACTGGGGCGGGTCGATGCCGCGAAGTTTTCGTTTTTTCTCGCGCTTCCCATTATCTTGCTGGCCTTCGCGAAGGAAGCCTGGGATGCCCGCCATGACATGGTCTGGGGCACCCAGGCGGGGCCGTATGTGGTGGGCTTTCTGACGTCGCTGGTTGTGGGCATCTGGGCGATCAATTTCCTCATCAAAATGTTGCGCGGTCGGGATCTCTATCCCTTTGTCTACTACACCGCAGCGCTGGGATGCCTGACCCTTACTCTGCGGTGGCTTGGGGTGCTGTAG
- the rnj gene encoding Ribonuclease J has translation MAKGHTGLSIIPMGGFEEIGKNSLCFQFEDELFLWDVGMGFPTDEMPGIDVVIPDYRYVYERADQLQGIFLTHGHEDHIGALPYFLRHLSRPIDIWGTALTIGLAQNKCREHQFPHPVTWHVVDPREQVQLGNYFTIDPIAVTHSIPDAVGAAIKTPIGTVVHTADFKLDQTPMDGRITDLNAFADYGNAGVLLFIVDTTNIYRPGMCDSERTVGVRLANIIEKARGRVIVASFASHIHRLQQVIEIGARFGRRTAVVGRSMVKNVQTAIELGFLPVDPALLIRAEDLDNYKDDELIVLSTGSQGEPGSGMHRMAHGEHRFLTIKDTDVVIISAHPIPGNEGGISRTVNRIFERGANVFYGPNAGVHVSGHANRGEIKMLVNMVKAEYVMPYHGEHRHFREFAELSRKMGYTQDRVLVQGIGDLMNFNRQGTPTRHSNPMSGVVLIDGALGEEFGSRLLEERRALAESGVVMISIIIDQETGALLSHSMDSVGFLLARDAEGLYEEASQVLKDAVENGEESDGDPLGRIRRRIERKLGKLFQRKLQRNPRIVTLIHEQ, from the coding sequence ATGGCAAAAGGCCACACAGGTCTGTCCATCATCCCTATGGGGGGATTTGAGGAGATCGGCAAGAATTCACTCTGTTTCCAGTTCGAGGATGAGCTGTTTCTCTGGGATGTCGGGATGGGTTTCCCGACGGACGAAATGCCGGGCATCGATGTGGTGATTCCGGACTATCGCTATGTTTATGAACGGGCGGACCAGTTACAGGGGATTTTTCTCACCCATGGGCATGAGGACCACATCGGCGCGCTCCCCTACTTCCTGCGCCATCTGTCCCGACCCATTGACATCTGGGGGACCGCGCTGACCATCGGCCTTGCCCAGAACAAGTGCCGGGAGCATCAGTTTCCCCATCCTGTCACCTGGCATGTGGTGGATCCGCGGGAGCAGGTCCAGCTGGGCAACTACTTCACGATCGATCCCATCGCCGTGACCCACTCCATTCCCGATGCGGTGGGGGCGGCCATTAAAACTCCGATCGGGACTGTCGTGCACACAGCAGACTTCAAGCTGGATCAGACGCCGATGGATGGTCGGATTACTGACCTGAATGCGTTCGCGGATTATGGCAACGCGGGCGTGCTGCTCTTCATTGTCGACACCACGAACATCTATCGCCCCGGCATGTGCGACTCCGAGCGGACAGTCGGCGTACGCCTCGCGAACATCATCGAGAAGGCCCGCGGACGGGTCATTGTTGCCAGCTTCGCCTCCCATATCCATCGACTGCAGCAGGTGATCGAAATCGGTGCCCGCTTTGGGCGTCGGACGGCGGTGGTCGGGCGGAGCATGGTGAAAAACGTCCAGACCGCCATCGAGCTCGGCTTTTTGCCGGTCGATCCGGCGCTGCTGATCCGCGCCGAAGATCTGGACAACTACAAAGACGACGAGCTGATTGTCCTCAGTACCGGATCCCAGGGGGAACCGGGCAGCGGGATGCACCGGATGGCGCATGGGGAGCATCGGTTCCTCACTATTAAGGACACCGATGTCGTCATCATCTCGGCCCATCCGATCCCCGGCAACGAAGGGGGCATCTCCCGGACTGTCAACCGCATCTTCGAGCGGGGCGCGAATGTCTTCTATGGTCCGAACGCCGGGGTCCATGTCTCCGGACACGCGAATCGGGGCGAAATCAAGATGCTGGTGAACATGGTGAAGGCCGAGTACGTGATGCCGTATCACGGCGAGCACCGGCACTTTCGGGAGTTCGCCGAGTTGTCGCGCAAGATGGGCTACACCCAGGACCGGGTCCTGGTGCAGGGCATCGGCGACCTAATGAACTTCAACAGGCAGGGGACCCCGACCCGGCACAGCAATCCGATGAGCGGGGTGGTCCTCATCGATGGGGCCCTGGGGGAAGAATTCGGATCCCGGCTCCTGGAAGAACGCCGGGCGCTGGCAGAGTCGGGAGTCGTAATGATTTCCATCATCATTGACCAGGAGACCGGCGCGTTACTGTCACACTCGATGGACTCCGTGGGCTTCCTCCTCGCCCGGGATGCTGAAGGGCTCTACGAAGAAGCCAGCCAGGTGCTGAAGGATGCGGTGGAGAATGGTGAAGAGTCGGATGGGGACCCCCTGGGGAGAATCCGACGTCGTATTGAGCGGAAGCTCGGCAAGCTGTTCCAGCGGAAGTTGCAGCGGAATCCCCGCATCGTGACCCTGATTCACGAACAGTAG
- a CDS encoding putative transcriptional regulatory protein gives MSGHSKWATIKRKKGAADAARGKLFSRLIREITIAAREGGGDPGANARLRVVVDKARASNMPKDNIENAIKRGTGELEGMIFEDRTYEGYGPGGVAVFVETQTDNLNRTVAEVRHVFSKYDGSLGTTGSVAFMFTRKGQFIIAKSAVAEDKLMELAIEAGAEDVITEDPESYEILTAPEDYIAVLKALADANIPMESNEMTMLPVSTVKVTGKDAERVLKMMDAFDELDDVVNVYANFDIDEE, from the coding sequence ATGTCCGGACACAGTAAATGGGCCACCATCAAGCGCAAAAAAGGCGCTGCCGATGCCGCCAGGGGCAAGCTCTTCAGTCGGCTGATCCGCGAAATCACGATCGCGGCACGGGAAGGCGGGGGCGATCCCGGAGCCAATGCCCGCCTGCGGGTGGTCGTGGACAAGGCCCGTGCCTCCAATATGCCCAAGGACAATATCGAGAACGCCATCAAGCGGGGGACAGGCGAGCTCGAAGGCATGATCTTTGAGGACCGCACCTACGAAGGGTATGGACCTGGAGGAGTCGCGGTGTTTGTCGAAACCCAGACCGACAACCTCAACCGGACCGTCGCTGAAGTGCGTCATGTCTTTTCCAAGTACGACGGCTCCCTCGGTACCACCGGGTCCGTGGCGTTCATGTTTACCCGGAAGGGGCAGTTCATCATCGCCAAAAGTGCAGTCGCCGAAGACAAGCTGATGGAACTCGCCATTGAAGCAGGAGCAGAAGATGTCATCACCGAGGACCCCGAAAGCTACGAGATCCTCACCGCTCCGGAAGACTACATCGCGGTGCTGAAGGCGCTTGCCGATGCCAACATCCCAATGGAAAGCAACGAGATGACCATGCTGCCGGTCTCGACTGTCAAAGTGACCGGCAAGGATGCCGAACGGGTCCTGAAGATGATGGACGCTTTCGACGAACTCGACGACGTGGTGAACGTCTACGCCAACTTCGACATCGACGAAGAGTAG